TATTAAATAAAGAAGGCTTTGATAAAGCCAATGTTACTATTCATTTATATAAAAGCGACAATAATCATTTTGAAAGAGTTGACGACATTGTTGCAACAACATATAATTTAGTAAACGGTAAAGTTGTTATCACCAAACTTGATAAGAAAAATATTTATAGAGAAGAATATGACGAAAATCATACACTTGTAAAATTTACACTACCAAATATAAAAGAAGGTTCTGTTATAACTTATAGCTATTCGCTTAGATCTCCTTTTATGTTTAACTATAAAAGCTGGAATTTTCAAGGAGACATTCCTAAATTATATAGTGAATATAAAACAAGTATTCCTGGTAATTGGGAATACAATATTAAGCTAGTTGGAGGTAAAAAATTAGCAGTTAACGAAGCTGTAATTAAAAAAAACTGCTTAACAGGGGGCAATGGTGGTTCTGCAAATTGTTTAGATTCTAGATATGCGATGAAAGACATACCTGCATTTGTTGAAGAGGATTATATGACTAGTAAATTAAATTATCTGGCTAGAGTTGATTACGAACTGAAAACATTTATAGGTTTTAACGGATTAAAAAATGATTATTCTAAAACTTGGAAAACAGTTGACAAAGAACTAAAAACAGATGGAGATCTTGGTAAACAACTTTTAAAATCTATAGATTTAGAAGACCATCTTAGTGCGGAAATAATTAACGAAACAGATGCCTTAAAAAAAACTCAAGCTATTTATAGTTATGTACAAGAAAACTATACATGGAATGGTGATTATAAAATATTCAAGGATGTTTCTATTAAAGACTTAATTAAAAATAAATCTGGTAATGTTTCGTCTATAAATATTTTACTTCATAATTTATTAAAAGAAGCAGGTATAAAAGTTAACCCTGTATTACTTTCTACAAGGAATAATGGTTTTGTAACAAAATTATATCCCGTTATTTCAGACTTTAATTATTTAATCGTTCAGGCAACCGTTAATGGGAAAACATATTTATTAGATGCTACCGATAATTATTTAAGTTTTGGAGATATTCCATTTAGATGTCTTAATCTGGATGGGCGCTTATTAGATTTTAAAAATGAAAGCAAATGGATTGATATTAAGCCTAATAAAAAACCAACCACACTATATAATGTAGAACTAAATATTGATACTGATAATAAGTTTACAGGTACTATTAAAACCAAACGTACAGGACATCATGCTTTAAGAGCAAAAAAGAAATATTTCCCCAATGAAGACGCTTATATTGAAAGGCTCTCAAATAATTCGCCTTACATTGAAATTTTTGATTACAAAACCTCTACTAATGATAGAACAAGTCCTGATTTCGCTGAATCATACAGTATAGAATATAGTCCAGATAACACAGGAGAGATTTTATACCTTAATCCGTTTTTTACAAAGTTTTTCGTAGAAAACCCTTTTAAACTTCAAGAACGAACCTACCCTATAGATTTTGGTTATAAAAACAGCTATCTATATATGTTTAAACTAAATTTCGAAGACAGTTTTAGTATTATAGATCAGCCTAAAGACCTTATTTTAGGACTTCCTAACAACGAAGGTCTCATATCATTCTCAACTAAAGTTTTAGGCAATTCAGTTAATTTATTAATGAGAATAGACTTTAAACAATCTATTTATCCTCCAGAATATTATTCTTATTTAAAAGAGTTTATGAGCAAAATTGTTGCTATTCAAACAAACTCTATTATTGCCCTTAAGAAAAACCCATAATCTTTTCTTACTTTTGAAATAATGAATAAGATTCAAAATAAAGGTTGGAAAAGAAAACTTCATGAAATAATTTATGAAGCAGATACCCCTGAAGGAAAACTATTTGATGTCGTACTACTTATTGCTATTCTTGCTAGTATTTTACTGGTTATGCTAGAAAGTATAAAAAGCTTTGACAATAAATATCATGACTTACTTAATATTTCTGAATGGATAATAACCATACTGTTCTCTATAGAATATATTGCTAGAATTATTACTGTTAAAAAACCAATAAAATATATTTTTAGTTTTTATGGTATCATAGATTTTCTATCAACCATTCCTAAATACATATCATTACTTGTAGGTGGCTTACATGCGCTTGCAGCCTTAAGAGCTTTAAGATTACTTCGGGTTTTCAGAATTTTAAAACTAGCACGTTATTTAGGTGCTTCAAATAATCTGATAAATGCTTTAAAAGCCAGTAAAGCAAAAATATCTGTATTCTTATTTGCAGTCGTTATTGTAGCCATTATATT
The nucleotide sequence above comes from Flavobacteriaceae bacterium HL-DH10. Encoded proteins:
- a CDS encoding DUF3857 domain-containing protein is translated as MKPFYFFFLFFASVIMIGAQETNNNPVYRVSLNDLKMTSYSKDSIANALVLYEFGSSHVDQRDYDLRTEEKYKIKILNKEGFDKANVTIHLYKSDNNHFERVDDIVATTYNLVNGKVVITKLDKKNIYREEYDENHTLVKFTLPNIKEGSVITYSYSLRSPFMFNYKSWNFQGDIPKLYSEYKTSIPGNWEYNIKLVGGKKLAVNEAVIKKNCLTGGNGGSANCLDSRYAMKDIPAFVEEDYMTSKLNYLARVDYELKTFIGFNGLKNDYSKTWKTVDKELKTDGDLGKQLLKSIDLEDHLSAEIINETDALKKTQAIYSYVQENYTWNGDYKIFKDVSIKDLIKNKSGNVSSINILLHNLLKEAGIKVNPVLLSTRNNGFVTKLYPVISDFNYLIVQATVNGKTYLLDATDNYLSFGDIPFRCLNLDGRLLDFKNESKWIDIKPNKKPTTLYNVELNIDTDNKFTGTIKTKRTGHHALRAKKKYFPNEDAYIERLSNNSPYIEIFDYKTSTNDRTSPDFAESYSIEYSPDNTGEILYLNPFFTKFFVENPFKLQERTYPIDFGYKNSYLYMFKLNFEDSFSIIDQPKDLILGLPNNEGLISFSTKVLGNSVNLLMRIDFKQSIYPPEYYSYLKEFMSKIVAIQTNSIIALKKNP
- a CDS encoding ion transporter produces the protein MNKIQNKGWKRKLHEIIYEADTPEGKLFDVVLLIAILASILLVMLESIKSFDNKYHDLLNISEWIITILFSIEYIARIITVKKPIKYIFSFYGIIDFLSTIPKYISLLVGGLHALAALRALRLLRVFRILKLARYLGASNNLINALKASKAKISVFLFAVVIVAIILGTIMYMIEGEENGFTNIPKSVYWCIVTLTTVGFGDIAPQTPLGQFIASLVMVLGYGIIAVPTGIVSAEYTNQTKTDKETKNTNVHLNTQACTNCSAENHKDDAEFCYHCGHKLNHG